The DNA sequence AGATGGAGCAGAGTCCCAACATGGAGGGGACATTGTGACAAATGATGAGTATACCAATTTTGACCTTCGTTTTGAATTTAAATTAACAGACAGTGCCAATAGTGGTGTTAAATATTTTGTAGTAGAACAACAACCTAAACCCAAAGGGTCTGCTTTTGGACTTGAGTTTCAGGTACTGGACGACGATAAACATCCGGATGCTAAAAAAGGCCGAGATGGCAATCGTACAGTTGGTTCCTTGTATGATCTGATCACAGCCAAAGATAAAGCTGCAAAGCCTATAGGCGAGTGGAATGAAGGCCGTGTAC is a window from the Xanthocytophaga agilis genome containing:
- a CDS encoding DUF1080 domain-containing protein — protein: MYLINGIKITVFSLSVISMFSCSSNEKKEEDTTQAAADTVTQTTTASNDSFNQLTEQETKEGWKLLFDGKTTNGWRGAYMTTFPEKGWTVKDGTLTVEASDGAESQHGGDIVTNDEYTNFDLRFEFKLTDSANSGVKYFVVEQQPKPKGSAFGLEFQVLDDDKHPDAKKGRDGNRTVGSLYDLITAKDKAAKPIGEWNEGRV